A genomic region of Oceaniferula marina contains the following coding sequences:
- a CDS encoding acyl-CoA reductase, which yields MTTELRIQLLARHCQSPEFLGTFSPQDLIAWLQAELGNATVLDRFIPHGPIQTMAIAPKRLLHIVSGNSPHGAMQSVLRGLLLGSMNEVKLPSGGLPELKLWVDAFPDELQQLVNLHDELPDALWKQADAVIAIGSDTSIEAIHDKLSPWQRFIPHGHKVSMGVVYSDFKTAAARAARDVSLFNQRGCLSPHAIYVDETKPGDRQRFASLLAKAMQSFNLNHPPSPLSLSEAGAIRNLRETYRFLAANDRDIELHESKASLDWTVISEPSITLKLSCLNRCVYVKPLPQQQEDNIHKLIGDEAAHLSTVAIHPYSDQTATHWANSPASRICPMGESQSPSLFWHHDGFPPLASLLSWKDIG from the coding sequence ATGACCACCGAGCTCCGAATCCAACTTCTTGCCCGGCATTGCCAGTCCCCGGAATTTCTCGGGACCTTTAGCCCCCAGGATTTAATAGCCTGGTTACAAGCCGAACTGGGGAATGCCACCGTGCTGGACCGATTTATCCCCCACGGGCCGATTCAGACCATGGCTATCGCCCCCAAACGACTACTCCACATCGTCAGTGGTAACAGCCCTCACGGAGCGATGCAGAGTGTCTTGCGCGGACTCTTGCTAGGGTCCATGAACGAGGTGAAATTACCGTCCGGCGGGCTCCCTGAGCTTAAACTCTGGGTTGATGCCTTTCCTGACGAACTCCAACAACTTGTGAACCTACACGACGAGCTGCCCGACGCTCTATGGAAACAAGCCGACGCAGTCATCGCCATCGGTTCAGACACCAGCATTGAAGCGATTCATGACAAATTAAGTCCATGGCAACGGTTTATTCCACACGGACACAAAGTCTCGATGGGTGTGGTTTACAGTGACTTCAAAACAGCAGCGGCTCGGGCCGCCCGTGATGTTTCACTTTTCAACCAGCGGGGGTGCCTGTCACCTCACGCCATCTACGTGGATGAAACCAAGCCGGGAGACAGGCAGCGCTTTGCCTCCTTGCTCGCAAAGGCCATGCAGAGCTTCAACTTAAACCATCCCCCTAGCCCCCTCAGCCTCTCCGAAGCCGGAGCCATACGCAATCTCAGGGAAACCTATCGTTTTCTAGCCGCCAATGATCGAGACATCGAACTTCACGAAAGCAAGGCCTCACTCGATTGGACGGTCATCTCCGAGCCATCAATCACACTCAAACTTTCCTGCCTCAACCGATGCGTGTATGTCAAACCGCTGCCGCAGCAGCAGGAAGACAATATACATAAACTCATTGGAGACGAAGCCGCTCACCTCTCAACCGTCGCGATTCACCCATACTCCGATCAAACGGCAACCCACTGGGCAAACTCGCCAGCCAGCCGTATCTGCCCAATGGGAGAGAGTCAATCCCCCAGCCTGTTCTGGCACCACGACGGCTTCCCCCCATTGGCTTCCTTACTAAGCTGGAAAGATATCGGCTAA